A section of the Streptomyces sp. NBC_01363 genome encodes:
- a CDS encoding TerD family protein, translated as MSTPNKDIDKVEVRLKWDPSPHGAPAHDLDIIAATYLAEAPYGSPAYLVHFDSRSPDGTITLNRDSRTGQGLGFDEEMTLELSRLSTAYTRVVVGVAIQQRDGRRTFAEIANTAVQVREGYTNLAEDDFSAVGAATAATVAEFVRGASGAWEFHGTVRGFDGDPDSFAATMGSRAPGM; from the coding sequence ATGAGCACGCCCAACAAGGACATAGACAAGGTCGAAGTCAGACTCAAATGGGATCCCAGCCCTCATGGCGCACCGGCCCATGACCTCGACATCATCGCGGCGACCTACCTCGCCGAGGCGCCGTACGGCAGCCCCGCGTACCTCGTGCACTTCGACAGCCGCTCGCCGGACGGCACCATCACCCTCAACCGCGACAGCAGGACCGGCCAGGGCCTCGGCTTCGACGAGGAGATGACTCTGGAACTGAGCCGGTTGTCGACCGCGTACACCCGGGTCGTCGTCGGGGTCGCCATCCAGCAGCGCGACGGCCGCAGGACGTTCGCCGAGATAGCGAACACCGCTGTTCAGGTCCGGGAGGGCTACACGAACCTGGCGGAGGACGACTTCTCGGCGGTCGGCGCGGCCACCGCGGCAACCGTGGCCGAGTTCGTCCGGGGCGCCTCCGGGGCCTGGGAGTTCCACGGCACGGTCCGGGGCTTCGACGGCGACCCCGATTCGTTCGCCGCGACGATGGGAAGCCGTGCGCCCGGCATGTGA